The DNA sequence TAAGAGATCGCCTTAAATCCAGCTCCAGAAGCACCATAGCGTCTGAGCAAATTCCAACCCACACCCTAGAAATCATTACAAATCTGGGCTTGTATCAATAATCAAGCTAAGATCACCCTAAATACAAAAATTATTTTCGAGAATATATGGACTTACGTAAATTACAACGCGTCGTGATTGATGCCCTAGAAGATGTGAAGGCACAAGATATTCGCGTCTACGATACAACCAAGTTAAGCGAATTATTTGACCGGGTCATTATTGCGACTGGTTCAAGCAATCGTCAAACCCGCTCTTTAGCAATGTCAGTTAAAGAAGAGGTCAACGCCAAAGGTGGCGAAGTGATCTCTATTGAAGGTTTGGAAACCGGTGAATGGGTATTGGTGGATTGTGGCGATATCGTTGTGCATATTTTGCAACCGATGCTGCGCTCTTACTACCAACTGGAAGGCATGTGGGGCGCTAAGCCTGTACGTGTGAAATTAGCTGGCAGCAAAGGTCTTGCCAAAGCCAGTGAATCAGAAGACGACGACGAATAAATTCGTCGTTAAACGCATCGATGCGCCTCACCATTGTTTCTGTTGGTCATAAGATGCCTGATTGGGTTGCAACAGCAACCCATGACTACATTAAAAGAATGCCTGCAGACTGCAGCATTGAAATCAAAGAAATCAAACCGGACCTGACGCCTGCTAAAGAGGCTGTAAAGATTGCTGCCGCTATTCCGAAGGGCTCAAGGGTGATTGCTTTGGATGAACGCGGCAAAGACCAGACCACTCAAAATTTAGCCACTCAGCTAGCAAATTGGCGCCAAGAAGGTTTTGATATTACCTTCTTGATTGGTGGCGCAGACGGTTTGGATCACAGCCTTAAAACGACTGCCCAAGCAATGTGGCGCCTTTCTAGC is a window from the Polynucleobacter sp. MWH-Aus1W21 genome containing:
- the rlmH gene encoding 23S rRNA (pseudouridine(1915)-N(3))-methyltransferase RlmH, which produces MRLTIVSVGHKMPDWVATATHDYIKRMPADCSIEIKEIKPDLTPAKEAVKIAAAIPKGSRVIALDERGKDQTTQNLATQLANWRQEGFDITFLIGGADGLDHSLKTTAQAMWRLSSLTFPHAMARVLLVEQLYRAWTILQGHPYHRE